One Zootoca vivipara chromosome 9, rZooViv1.1, whole genome shotgun sequence DNA window includes the following coding sequences:
- the SH3BP2 gene encoding SH3 domain-binding protein 2 isoform X1: MTSEETLWPVPMKAIGAQNLLTMPGGVTKSGYLHKKGGTQFQLLKWPLRFVIIHKGCTYYFKSSTSAAPQGAFSLKGYNRVMRAAEETTSNNVFPFKLVHISKKHRTWFFSAASEDERKDWMASLRREIDHYHEKKETVTDLSDSGSDVDSFYGSIERPINIHYSQHLMENSDYDQDGDDDYLQPDNLGGIKCEDHVVSPPVYPPPPVPSPGKAFCPETKTHSFSGRRGVPVLPAPPLKKSLTDVRPEVLLSRREFPFQYQAEHDVRPHSTCHQITTQGPPPVPPIPLAKKPTYLTESCSSPGIRLPPTCALLTAEESQRFKEKKLSAKVPPSLPSSKPKLPQCLVTPLVDTQAPRKPGLSTPKVPAKPQAPFEKPRVPVSKPENPLPPHLDPASPRRSSPDGQSFRVASFEKPLLPSKSDLSGEESDGDYEKVELPNSVFVNNSESLEVERMFRSENPTGPPKSGLFCIRNSSTKPGKVLVVWDESIGKVRNYRIFQQDSKFYLEADVVFLSLGSLVEHYGSHVLPHHHNLFLQFPYGYSGPR, translated from the exons ATGACTTCAGAAGAGACATTGTGGCCTGTCCCAATGAAAGCAATTGGAGCACAGAACCTACTGACAATGCCTGGAGGTGTTACCAAGTCAGGATACCTGCACAAAAAAggaggaactcagttccagctcTTAAAAT GGCCGCTGAGGTTTGTGATTATCCATAAGGGATGTACTTACTACTTTAAGAGTAGCACTTCGGCAGCTCCTCAGGGTGCCTTCTCACTGAAGGGCTATAATAG GGTTATGCGGGCAGCAGAAGAAACAACATCAAACAATGTATTTCCTTTCAAGTTGGTTCACATTAGCAAAAAGCATAGGACctggtttttttctgctgcctctgaagatgaaagaaag GACTGGATGGCCTCACTTAGAAGAGAAATAGATCACTACCACGAGAAGAAGGAAACCGTTACTGACTTAAG tGATTCCGGTTCAGATGTTGACAGTTTCTATGGCTCAATAGAACGACCCATTAATATACACTACTCTCAACATTTAATGGAAAATTCAG ATTATGACCAGGATGGAGATGATGATTATTTACAGCCAGATAACCTGGGTGGTATAAAGTGTGAAG ATCATGTAGTATCTCCACCAGTGTACCCGCCTCCTCCGGTTCCGTCGCCGGGAAAAGCTTTCTGTCCAGAGACAAAAACACACTCATTCTCTGGCAGGCGTGGTGTGCCAGTGCTTCCAGCGCCCCCCCTGAAGAAAAGCTTAACAGATGTGAGGCCTGAAGTCCTCTTAAGCAGGAGAGAATTCCCTTTTCAGTACCAAGCAGAGCATGATGTGAGACCCCACTCAACATGCCATCAAATAACTACCCAGGGTCCTCCACCAGTGCCTCCTATTCCTCTGGCCAAAAagcccacctacctcacagagagTTGCTCTTCCCCAGGTATACGTCTGCCGCCGACCTGCGCTTTACTTACTGCTGAAGAGAGCCAGAGGTTTAAAGAGAAAAAACTTTCTGCAAAAGTGCCTCCTTCATTGCCAAGCAGCAAGCCCAAATTACCACAGTGTCTTGTGACTCCACTGGTAGATACCCAGGCCCCAAGGAAACCTGGACTTTCGACACCAAAAGTACCGGCTAAGCCTCAAGCGCCTTTTGAGAAACCACGTGTGCCTGTTTCTAAACCAGAGAATCCTTTGCCTCCACA TTTAGACCCTGCTTCTCCTAGAAGATCTTCTCCAGACGGACAAAGTTTCCGAGTTGCCTCATTTGAGAAACCACTATTGCCTTCAAAATCAGACTTATCTGGAGAAGAGTCCGATGGTGACTATGAAAAG GTTGAGCTGCCTAATTCAGTATTTGTGAACAACTCTGAATCCCTTGAAGTTGAAAG GATGTTCAGATCAGAAAATCCCACAGGACCCCCGAAAAGTGGATTATTCTGTATTAGGAATTCATCCACAAAACCTGGCAAG GTATTAGTTGTATGGGATGAATCTATTGGGAAAGTGAGAAACTACAGAATCTTTCAACAG GACTCAAAGTTTTACCTGGAGGCAGATGTTGTGTTTCTAAGCCTTGGAAGTCTGGTTGAGCACTACGGCAGCCATGTCTTGCCCCACCACCACAATCTGTTCCTTCAATTTCCTTACGGCTATTCTGGACCCAGGTGA
- the SH3BP2 gene encoding SH3 domain-binding protein 2 isoform X2: MTSEETLWPVPMKAIGAQNLLTMPGGVTKSGYLHKKGGTQFQLLKWPLRFVIIHKGCTYYFKSSTSAAPQGAFSLKGYNRVMRAAEETTSNNVFPFKLVHISKKHRTWFFSAASEDERKDWMASLRREIDHYHEKKETVTDLSDSGSDVDSFYGSIERPINIHYSQHLMENSDYDQDGDDDYLQPDNLGGIKCEDHVVSPPVYPPPPVPSPGKAFCPETKTHSFSGRRGVPVLPAPPLKKSLTDVRPEVLLSRREFPFQYQAEHDVRPHSTCHQITTQGPPPVPPIPLAKKPTYLTESCSSPGIRLPPTCALLTAEESQRFKEKKLSAKVPPSLPSSKPKLPQCLVTPLVDTQAPRKPGLSTPKVPAKPQAPFEKPRVPVSKPENPLPPHLDPASPRRSSPDGQSFRVASFEKPLLPSKSDLSGEESDGDYEKVELPNSVFVNNSESLEVERTQSFTWRQMLCF; encoded by the exons ATGACTTCAGAAGAGACATTGTGGCCTGTCCCAATGAAAGCAATTGGAGCACAGAACCTACTGACAATGCCTGGAGGTGTTACCAAGTCAGGATACCTGCACAAAAAAggaggaactcagttccagctcTTAAAAT GGCCGCTGAGGTTTGTGATTATCCATAAGGGATGTACTTACTACTTTAAGAGTAGCACTTCGGCAGCTCCTCAGGGTGCCTTCTCACTGAAGGGCTATAATAG GGTTATGCGGGCAGCAGAAGAAACAACATCAAACAATGTATTTCCTTTCAAGTTGGTTCACATTAGCAAAAAGCATAGGACctggtttttttctgctgcctctgaagatgaaagaaag GACTGGATGGCCTCACTTAGAAGAGAAATAGATCACTACCACGAGAAGAAGGAAACCGTTACTGACTTAAG tGATTCCGGTTCAGATGTTGACAGTTTCTATGGCTCAATAGAACGACCCATTAATATACACTACTCTCAACATTTAATGGAAAATTCAG ATTATGACCAGGATGGAGATGATGATTATTTACAGCCAGATAACCTGGGTGGTATAAAGTGTGAAG ATCATGTAGTATCTCCACCAGTGTACCCGCCTCCTCCGGTTCCGTCGCCGGGAAAAGCTTTCTGTCCAGAGACAAAAACACACTCATTCTCTGGCAGGCGTGGTGTGCCAGTGCTTCCAGCGCCCCCCCTGAAGAAAAGCTTAACAGATGTGAGGCCTGAAGTCCTCTTAAGCAGGAGAGAATTCCCTTTTCAGTACCAAGCAGAGCATGATGTGAGACCCCACTCAACATGCCATCAAATAACTACCCAGGGTCCTCCACCAGTGCCTCCTATTCCTCTGGCCAAAAagcccacctacctcacagagagTTGCTCTTCCCCAGGTATACGTCTGCCGCCGACCTGCGCTTTACTTACTGCTGAAGAGAGCCAGAGGTTTAAAGAGAAAAAACTTTCTGCAAAAGTGCCTCCTTCATTGCCAAGCAGCAAGCCCAAATTACCACAGTGTCTTGTGACTCCACTGGTAGATACCCAGGCCCCAAGGAAACCTGGACTTTCGACACCAAAAGTACCGGCTAAGCCTCAAGCGCCTTTTGAGAAACCACGTGTGCCTGTTTCTAAACCAGAGAATCCTTTGCCTCCACA TTTAGACCCTGCTTCTCCTAGAAGATCTTCTCCAGACGGACAAAGTTTCCGAGTTGCCTCATTTGAGAAACCACTATTGCCTTCAAAATCAGACTTATCTGGAGAAGAGTCCGATGGTGACTATGAAAAG GTTGAGCTGCCTAATTCAGTATTTGTGAACAACTCTGAATCCCTTGAAGTTGAAAG GACTCAAAGTTTTACCTGGAGGCAGATGTTGTGTTTCTAA